The Triticum aestivum cultivar Chinese Spring chromosome 3A, IWGSC CS RefSeq v2.1, whole genome shotgun sequence genome includes a region encoding these proteins:
- the LOC123062827 gene encoding 4-coumarate--CoA ligase-like 5 produces the protein MAEPAAAPAGIDPRSGFFAATRTFHSVRSASAGALPPEALPVTAAAYAFSLLASPLPDRPALVDASTGIAVSYPSFLAAVRSLAGGLWSSLGLRPGDVALVVAPSRLDVPVLHFALMSIGAVVSPANPASTPEEYAHQVALSRPVVAFAAPEVAAKLPAHVRSVVLGSDAYERLVSACAGSAPPPMAVKQSDTAAVLYSSGTTGRVRAVAITHRNLIALMCTHSENRKRAAAEATEAGEEPPPPAVTLLPLPLFHVFGFMMVLRSVSMGDTTVLMERFDFGAVLRAIERYRVTLLPAAPPVLVAMIKSEEARRHDLSSLLVIAVGGAPLGREVAERFAAIFPSVQIVQGYGLTESSGAVAGTVRPEESMKYGSAGKLGSRLQAKVVDPATGEALGPGQRGELWIRGPLVMKGYVGDYKATAETVDSDGWLKTGDLCYFNEDGFLYIVDRLKELIKYKGYQVPPAELEHILTSHPGIADAAVIGYPDEDAGQVPMAFIVRQPGLNLTGQQVIDYVAKHVAPYKKVRRVAFVAAIPKSPAGKILRRELVQQAMSMGASKL, from the exons ATGGCCGAACCGGCGGCGGCGCCCGCCGGGATCGACCCGCGCAGCGGATTCTTCGCGGCCACGCGGACCTTCCACAGCGTCCGCTCCGCCTCGGCGGGCGCGCTGCCGCCGGAGGCGCTCCCGGTCACGGCCGCGGCCTACGCCTTCTCGCTGCTCGCCTCCCCGCTCCCCGACCGCCCCGCGCTCGTCGACGCCTCCACCGGCATTGCCGTCTCCTACCCGTCCTTCCTCGCCGCCGTCCGCTCCCTCGCGGGCGGCCTCTGGTCCTCCCTCGGCCTCCGCCCCGGGGACGTGGCGCTCGTCGTCGCGCCCTCGCGCCTCGACGTCCCCGTGCTCCACTTCGCGCTCATGTCCATCGGCGCCGTCGTGTCCCCCGCCAACCCGGCCTCCACCCCCGAGGAGTACGCGCACCAGGTCGCCCTCTCAAGGCCCGTCGTCGCCTTCGCCGCGCCCGAGGTCGCCGCCAAGCTGCCCGCCCACGTCAGGTCCGTCGTCCTCGGGTCCGATGCGTACGAGAGGCTGGTGTCTGCATGCGCGGGGTCCGCTCCCCCGCCGATGGCGGTGAAGCAGTCAGACACGGCGGCCGTGCTCTACTCGTCGGGAACGACCGGCAGGGTGAGGGCCGTCGCCATCACGCACCGCAACCTCATCGCACTGATGTGCACGCACTCCGAGAACCGGAAGAGGGCGGCAGCGGAGGCCACCGAGGCGGgcgaggagccgccgccgccggccgtcaCGCTGCTCCCGCTCCCCCTGTTCCACGTCTTCGGGTTCATGATGGTCCTGCGCTCCGTGTCCATGGGGGACACGACCGTGCTCATGGAGCGCTTCGACTTCGGTGCCGTGCTGCGGGCGATAGAGCGGTACCGCGTCACGCTGCTGCCCGCGGCGCCGCCGGTCCTGGTGGCCATGATCAAATCCGAGGAGGCGCGCCGCCACGACCTCTCGTcgctcctcgtcatcgctgtcggCGGCGCGCCCCTTGGCCGGGAGGTCGCCGAGCGCTTCGCCGCTATCTTCCCCAGCGTCCAGATTGTTCAG GGCTATGGTCTGACGGAATCATCTGGCGCTGTCGCCGGGACGGTAAGGCCGGAGGAGTCCATGAAGTACGGCTCCGCCGGCAAGCTGGGGTCGCGCCTGCAGGCGAAGGTAGTCGATCCGGCTACCGGCGAGGCGCTCGGGCCGGGCCAGCGCGGCGAGCTCTGGATTAGGGGCCCACTCGTCATGAAAG GTTATGTTGGCGATTACAAAGCAACTGCAGAAACAGTGGACTCAGATGGCTGGCTGAAAACTGGCGACCTTTGCTACTTCAATGAAGATGGATTTCTCTACATTGTTGATCGTTTGAAGGAGTTGATAAAGTACAAAGGATACCAG GTGCCTCCAGCTGAACTGGAGCATATTCTAACATCACATCCTGGAATTGCTGATGCTGCAGTTATCGG ATATCCAGATGAAGATGCTGGGCAAGTGCCAATGGCTTTTATAGTGAGGCAACCAGGTTTAAACCTTACTGGCCAACAAGTCATAGATTACGTGGCTAAACAT GTTGCGCCCTACAAGAAAGTCCGCCGAGTGGCCTTCGTAGCGGCAATACCCAAATCTCCTGCGGGGAAGATCTTGCGGCGGGAGCTTGTGCAGCAGGCCATGTCCATGGGTGCCTCCAAGCTTTGA